The Panicum virgatum strain AP13 chromosome 5K, P.virgatum_v5, whole genome shotgun sequence genome has a window encoding:
- the LOC120707150 gene encoding uncharacterized protein LOC120707150 isoform X3 has protein sequence MARSPAGAAAEEEEREEAGAGCRGRPRHAAGEEIEVVLNEEGFRGARFEATIAARRSNGYEVVFSTLEARRRGPLLREVVAVADVRPRPPPPPPEREFKLFDLVEAYDDGGWWPGVVSGVLPKLKGKARYAVSLPLFREVHELLASFVRPRREFVCGSWVDTQDVLRGIPLYADGSSVEVMCDEEKKGRAWMPATVIKNKVDKTKFEYELVASAEVEVYQDGIWSVGVIEDICRYEPRRYKVRVKHHGNKDEDDYFLVSSTSLRPYSKWDGQECVLCSSKKHARERNDSAADYSELSESGGDSDRYNSDYSPEFSTCAEFSDQCSSDYSPEFFTSDRDIDQYSYVPNKRVRKENVVKEELPLTHSLNLRQHTSKSSSKDTMHMETTPENEAAGVKQLESESRVAKGKGKKLAPSVLKKLMYTQCDEKGQCFLPKAHTSKRKELHSVSPFDDIAKTGSKSNSVDVIVISDDSGCGNSFEIGDTSSSIPNRKKRRINLPYKEPHSNHPVHQYQASHSASNLSQESGCLVQGLLSINETKEPELSDNLHLETAMMSIGDATSGDEPHETCQKVAEVKRWMAGASKEGADISLINSRISNQKTNNESCSGAFPIGKLQSCSSVQQKVNADLLCIEAPNDSKMEIRTEQSAMLSKEVNVLCIEAPNDNKMEINKKRTDIYPRKDATLPIGVLESSLTGQQDVKDDHLCIQAPKDIKMEKRNKRTGISLEAAGSFHLETCMNSDEMMDLSKFIPVPVPSSSNHGTAFSTSSLLLMPNHKLEIFEMLPQKPHFREVQNCPPEFREGKVLGLMISFANIAESIKNMQIQDGARLYQEKMDSLLVLEEDGFEVVPMKVRLHNLLCLRNCQINLKNKKTSLEKEILEIEAVNCGLEQQVKFLDMCILGMEEQKYQEMKASVSMQKAANCSSISKLQLDLRHVEESLEAVEADFCSIASAPWQSDVGS, from the exons ATGGCACGGTCGcctgcgggggcggcggcggaggaggaggagcgagaGGAAGCCGGCGCGGGATGCCGCGGCAGACCCCGCCACGCCGCGGGGGAGGAGATCGAGGTCGTCCTCAACGAAGAAGGCTTCCGCGGCGCCCGCTTCGAGGCCACCATCGCCGCGCGCCGATCCAACGGCTACGAGGTTGTCTTCTCCACCCTcgaagcccgccgccgcgggcccctGCTCCGGGAGGTCGTGGCAGTCGCCGACGTgcggcccaggccgccgccgccgccgcccgagcgcgAGTTCAAGCTGTTCGACCTCGTCGAGGCGTACGACGACGGCGGGTGGTGGCCCGGCGTCGTCTCCGGCGTCCTTCCGAAATTGAAGGGGAAGGCGCGGTACGCCGTGTCGTTGCCGCTGTTCCGCGAGGTGCACGAGCTCCTGGCATCATTCGTCCGTCCGCGGCGGGAGTTCGTGTGCGGAAGCTGGGTGGACACGCAAGATGTG CTGCGAGGGATACCACTGTATGCAGACGGTAGCAGTGTAGAAGTTATGTGTGATGAAGAAAAGAAGGGCAGAGCTTGGATGCCAGCTACTGTCATCAA GAATAAGG TTGACAAAACAAAGTTTGAGTATGAATTGGTGGCCTCAGCAGAGGTGGAAGTATATCAGGATGGTATCTGGTCAGTAGGTGTCATTGAAGATATCTGCAGATATGAACCTAGAAGATACAAAGTAAGGGTAAAACATCATGGCAACAAAGATGAAGATGACTACTTTCTTGTGTCAAGTACGTCCTTGAGACCCTACTCCAAATGGGACGGTCAGGAATGTGTGCTTTGCTCATCCAAG AAACATGCTAGGGAAAGAAATGACTCAGCTGCTGACTATTCAGAGTTATCGGAATCTGGTGGGGATAGTGATCGCTATAATTCTGACTATTCACCAGAGTTCTCCACGTGTGCTGAATTTAGTGATCAGTGTAGTTCTGACTATTCACCTGAGTTCTTCACATCTGACCGGGATATTGATCAGTATAGTTATGTCCCTAACAAAAGGGTGCGGAAAGAAAATGTGGTCAAGGAAGAACTGCCCTTGACACACTCTTTAAATCTCAGGCAACATACATCCAAATCATCATCAAAGGATACTATGCATATGGAAACAACTCCTGAAAATGAGGCTGCTGGAGTGAAGCAACTAGAGAGCGAAAGCAGGGTTGCAAAGGGGAAGGGTAAAAAATTGGCACCAAGTGTACTGAAGAAGTTAATGTATACACAATGCGATGAAAAAGGACAGTGCTTCTTGCCAAAG GCACATACTAGTAAAAGAAAGGAACTTCATTCTGTCTCTCCATTTGATGATATTGCTAAAACTGGCAGCAAGTCCAATTCTGTTGATGTTATCGTGATCAGCGATGACTCTGGCTGTGGAAATTCTTTTGAAATCGGCGACACTTCAAGTTCAAttccaaacagaaagaaaaggcGAATAAATCTCCCATATAAAGAACCCCATTCCAATCATCCGGTACATCAGTATCAAGCATCACATTCTGCATCAAACTTATCGCAAGAGTCAGGCTGCCTGGTCCAAGGGTTACTCAGCATAAACGAAACAAAAGAACCAGAACTCTCAGACAATCTTCATTTAGAAACTGCGAtgatgtcaattggtgatgctACTTCTGGTGATGAACCCCATGAAACGTGCCAAAAAGTTGCAGAG GTGAAGAGGTGGATGGCTGGGGCTTCCAAAGAAGGAGCAGATATTAGTTTGATTAACTCTAGAATTT CCAATCAGAAGACTAATAATGAATCATGCAGTGGAGCCTTCCCAATTGGGAAACTACAATCATGTTCATCTGTACAACAGAAAGTTAATGCTGATCTCTTGTGCATTGAAGCCCCTAACGACAGCAAA ATGGAGATAAGAACCGAACAGTCAGCCATGCTTTCCAAGGAAGTCAATGTCTTGTGCATTGAAGCCCCTAATGATAATAAA ATGGagataaacaaaaaaagaacAGACATTTATCCAAGAAAGGATGCAACCTTACCAATTGGGGTACTAGAGTCATCTTTGACTGGACAGCAGGATGTCAAGGATGATCACTTGTGCATTCAAGCCCCTAAAGATATCAAA atggagaaaagaaacaaaagaacaGGCATATCTCTTGAGGCAGCAGGAAGCTTTCATCTGGAAACCTGTATGAACT CAGACGAGATGATGGATCTATCGAAATTCATACCGGTGCCAGTGCCTAGCAGCAGCAATCATGGTACTGCATTCTCTACAAGTTCCTTGCTGCTGATGCCTAATCACAAATTGGAGATTTTCGAGATGCTGCCGCAAAAACCACATTTTCGTGAGGTGCAGAATTGTCCTCCAGAATTTCGTGAAGGAAAAGTTCTAGGACTTATGATCTCATTTGCAAACATAGCTGAAAGCATAAAGAACATGCAAATTCAAGACGGAGCGCGGCTTTATCAAGAGAAGATGGACAGTCTCTTGGTTCTGGAAGAGGATGGTTTTGAAGTTGTCCCCATGAAGGTCCGTCTCCATAACCTGCTTTGCTTGAGGAATTGCCAGATTAATCTCAAGAACAAAAAAACAAGTTTGGAGAAAGAGATACTCGAGATAGAAGCAGTCAATTGTGGATTAGAGCAACAAGTCAAATTCCTTGACATGTGTATCTTGGGGATGGAGGAGCAGAAATACCAAGAGATGAAAGCTTCTGTTTCCATGCAGAAAGCAGCAAACTGCTCATCCATTTCAAAGCTCCAACTCGACCTGCGCCATGTTGAGGAATCACTTGAGGCTGTTGAAGCTGATTTCTGCAGCATTGCTTCTGCGCCGTGGCAATCAGATGTTGGGTCTTAG
- the LOC120707150 gene encoding uncharacterized protein LOC120707150 isoform X7 codes for MCDEEKKGRAWMPATVIKNKVDKTKFEYELVASAEVEVYQDGIWSVGVIEDICRYEPRRYKVRVKHHGNKDEDDYFLVSSTSLRPYSKWDGQECVLCSSKKHARERNDSAADYSELSESGGDSDRYNSDYSPEFSTCAEFSDQCSSDYSPEFFTSDRDIDQYSYVPNKRVRKENVVKEELPLTHSLNLRQHTSKSSSKDTMHMETTPENEAAGVKQLESESRVAKGKGKKLAPSVLKKLMYTQCDEKGQCFLPKAHTSKRKELHSVSPFDDIAKTGSKSNSVDVIVISDDSGCGNSFEIGDTSSSIPNRKKRRINLPYKEPHSNHPVHQYQASHSASNLSQESGCLVQGLLSINETKEPELSDNLHLETAMMSIGDATSGDEPHETCQKVAEVKRWMAGASKEGADISLINSRISNQKTNNESCSGAFPIGKLQSCSSVQQKVNADLLCIEAPNDSKMEIRTEQSAMLSKEVNVLCIEAPNDNKMEINKKRTDIYPRKDATLPIGVLESSLTGQQDVKDDHLCIQAPKDIKMEKRNKRTGISLEAAGSFHLETCMNSDEMMDLSKFIPVPVPSSSNHGTAFSTSSLLLMPNHKLEIFEMLPQKPHFREVQNCPPEFREGKVLGLMISFANIAESIKNMQIQDGARLYQEKMDSLLVLEEDGFEVVPMKVRLHNLLCLRNCQINLKNKKTSLEKEILEIEAVNCGLEQQVKFLDMCILGMEEQKYQEMKASVSMQKAANCSSISKLQLDLRHVEESLEAVEADFCSIASAPWQSDVGS; via the exons ATGTGTGATGAAGAAAAGAAGGGCAGAGCTTGGATGCCAGCTACTGTCATCAA GAATAAGG TTGACAAAACAAAGTTTGAGTATGAATTGGTGGCCTCAGCAGAGGTGGAAGTATATCAGGATGGTATCTGGTCAGTAGGTGTCATTGAAGATATCTGCAGATATGAACCTAGAAGATACAAAGTAAGGGTAAAACATCATGGCAACAAAGATGAAGATGACTACTTTCTTGTGTCAAGTACGTCCTTGAGACCCTACTCCAAATGGGACGGTCAGGAATGTGTGCTTTGCTCATCCAAG AAACATGCTAGGGAAAGAAATGACTCAGCTGCTGACTATTCAGAGTTATCGGAATCTGGTGGGGATAGTGATCGCTATAATTCTGACTATTCACCAGAGTTCTCCACGTGTGCTGAATTTAGTGATCAGTGTAGTTCTGACTATTCACCTGAGTTCTTCACATCTGACCGGGATATTGATCAGTATAGTTATGTCCCTAACAAAAGGGTGCGGAAAGAAAATGTGGTCAAGGAAGAACTGCCCTTGACACACTCTTTAAATCTCAGGCAACATACATCCAAATCATCATCAAAGGATACTATGCATATGGAAACAACTCCTGAAAATGAGGCTGCTGGAGTGAAGCAACTAGAGAGCGAAAGCAGGGTTGCAAAGGGGAAGGGTAAAAAATTGGCACCAAGTGTACTGAAGAAGTTAATGTATACACAATGCGATGAAAAAGGACAGTGCTTCTTGCCAAAG GCACATACTAGTAAAAGAAAGGAACTTCATTCTGTCTCTCCATTTGATGATATTGCTAAAACTGGCAGCAAGTCCAATTCTGTTGATGTTATCGTGATCAGCGATGACTCTGGCTGTGGAAATTCTTTTGAAATCGGCGACACTTCAAGTTCAAttccaaacagaaagaaaaggcGAATAAATCTCCCATATAAAGAACCCCATTCCAATCATCCGGTACATCAGTATCAAGCATCACATTCTGCATCAAACTTATCGCAAGAGTCAGGCTGCCTGGTCCAAGGGTTACTCAGCATAAACGAAACAAAAGAACCAGAACTCTCAGACAATCTTCATTTAGAAACTGCGAtgatgtcaattggtgatgctACTTCTGGTGATGAACCCCATGAAACGTGCCAAAAAGTTGCAGAG GTGAAGAGGTGGATGGCTGGGGCTTCCAAAGAAGGAGCAGATATTAGTTTGATTAACTCTAGAATTT CCAATCAGAAGACTAATAATGAATCATGCAGTGGAGCCTTCCCAATTGGGAAACTACAATCATGTTCATCTGTACAACAGAAAGTTAATGCTGATCTCTTGTGCATTGAAGCCCCTAACGACAGCAAA ATGGAGATAAGAACCGAACAGTCAGCCATGCTTTCCAAGGAAGTCAATGTCTTGTGCATTGAAGCCCCTAATGATAATAAA ATGGagataaacaaaaaaagaacAGACATTTATCCAAGAAAGGATGCAACCTTACCAATTGGGGTACTAGAGTCATCTTTGACTGGACAGCAGGATGTCAAGGATGATCACTTGTGCATTCAAGCCCCTAAAGATATCAAA atggagaaaagaaacaaaagaacaGGCATATCTCTTGAGGCAGCAGGAAGCTTTCATCTGGAAACCTGTATGAACT CAGACGAGATGATGGATCTATCGAAATTCATACCGGTGCCAGTGCCTAGCAGCAGCAATCATGGTACTGCATTCTCTACAAGTTCCTTGCTGCTGATGCCTAATCACAAATTGGAGATTTTCGAGATGCTGCCGCAAAAACCACATTTTCGTGAGGTGCAGAATTGTCCTCCAGAATTTCGTGAAGGAAAAGTTCTAGGACTTATGATCTCATTTGCAAACATAGCTGAAAGCATAAAGAACATGCAAATTCAAGACGGAGCGCGGCTTTATCAAGAGAAGATGGACAGTCTCTTGGTTCTGGAAGAGGATGGTTTTGAAGTTGTCCCCATGAAGGTCCGTCTCCATAACCTGCTTTGCTTGAGGAATTGCCAGATTAATCTCAAGAACAAAAAAACAAGTTTGGAGAAAGAGATACTCGAGATAGAAGCAGTCAATTGTGGATTAGAGCAACAAGTCAAATTCCTTGACATGTGTATCTTGGGGATGGAGGAGCAGAAATACCAAGAGATGAAAGCTTCTGTTTCCATGCAGAAAGCAGCAAACTGCTCATCCATTTCAAAGCTCCAACTCGACCTGCGCCATGTTGAGGAATCACTTGAGGCTGTTGAAGCTGATTTCTGCAGCATTGCTTCTGCGCCGTGGCAATCAGATGTTGGGTCTTAG
- the LOC120707150 gene encoding uncharacterized protein LOC120707150 isoform X6 codes for MCDEEKKGRAWMPATVIKMVGGINYAVSYGNKEDSIEVLHSCFIRPQPVFDKTKFEYELVASAEVEVYQDGIWSVGVIEDICRYEPRRYKVRVKHHGNKDEDDYFLVSSTSLRPYSKWDGQECVLCSSKKHARERNDSAADYSELSESGGDSDRYNSDYSPEFSTCAEFSDQCSSDYSPEFFTSDRDIDQYSYVPNKRVRKENVVKEELPLTHSLNLRQHTSKSSSKDTMHMETTPENEAAGVKQLESESRVAKGKGKKLAPSVLKKLMYTQCDEKGQCFLPKAHTSKRKELHSVSPFDDIAKTGSKSNSVDVIVISDDSGCGNSFEIGDTSSSIPNRKKRRINLPYKEPHSNHPVHQYQASHSASNLSQESGCLVQGLLSINETKEPELSDNLHLETAMMSIGDATSGDEPHETCQKVAEVKRWMAGASKEGADISLINSRISNQKTNNESCSGAFPIGKLQSCSSVQQKVNADLLCIEAPNDSKMEIRTEQSAMLSKEVNVLCIEAPNDNKMEINKKRTDIYPRKDATLPIGVLESSLTGQQDVKDDHLCIQAPKDIKMEKRNKRTGISLEAAGSFHLETCMNYEMMDLSKFIPVPVPSSSNHGTAFSTSSLLLMPNHKLEIFEMLPQKPHFREVQNCPPEFREGKVLGLMISFANIAESIKNMQIQDGARLYQEKMDSLLVLEEDGFEVVPMKVRLHNLLCLRNCQINLKNKKTSLEKEILEIEAVNCGLEQQVKFLDMCILGMEEQKYQEMKASVSMQKAANCSSISKLQLDLRHVEESLEAVEADFCSIASAPWQSDVGS; via the exons ATGTGTGATGAAGAAAAGAAGGGCAGAGCTTGGATGCCAGCTACTGTCATCAAGATGGTTGGCGGTATCAACTATGCCGTTAGCTATGGGAATAAGGAAGACTCCATTGAAGTCCTACATTCATGCTTCATTCGGCCACAACCCGTGTTTGACAAAACAAAGTTTGAGTATGAATTGGTGGCCTCAGCAGAGGTGGAAGTATATCAGGATGGTATCTGGTCAGTAGGTGTCATTGAAGATATCTGCAGATATGAACCTAGAAGATACAAAGTAAGGGTAAAACATCATGGCAACAAAGATGAAGATGACTACTTTCTTGTGTCAAGTACGTCCTTGAGACCCTACTCCAAATGGGACGGTCAGGAATGTGTGCTTTGCTCATCCAAG AAACATGCTAGGGAAAGAAATGACTCAGCTGCTGACTATTCAGAGTTATCGGAATCTGGTGGGGATAGTGATCGCTATAATTCTGACTATTCACCAGAGTTCTCCACGTGTGCTGAATTTAGTGATCAGTGTAGTTCTGACTATTCACCTGAGTTCTTCACATCTGACCGGGATATTGATCAGTATAGTTATGTCCCTAACAAAAGGGTGCGGAAAGAAAATGTGGTCAAGGAAGAACTGCCCTTGACACACTCTTTAAATCTCAGGCAACATACATCCAAATCATCATCAAAGGATACTATGCATATGGAAACAACTCCTGAAAATGAGGCTGCTGGAGTGAAGCAACTAGAGAGCGAAAGCAGGGTTGCAAAGGGGAAGGGTAAAAAATTGGCACCAAGTGTACTGAAGAAGTTAATGTATACACAATGCGATGAAAAAGGACAGTGCTTCTTGCCAAAG GCACATACTAGTAAAAGAAAGGAACTTCATTCTGTCTCTCCATTTGATGATATTGCTAAAACTGGCAGCAAGTCCAATTCTGTTGATGTTATCGTGATCAGCGATGACTCTGGCTGTGGAAATTCTTTTGAAATCGGCGACACTTCAAGTTCAAttccaaacagaaagaaaaggcGAATAAATCTCCCATATAAAGAACCCCATTCCAATCATCCGGTACATCAGTATCAAGCATCACATTCTGCATCAAACTTATCGCAAGAGTCAGGCTGCCTGGTCCAAGGGTTACTCAGCATAAACGAAACAAAAGAACCAGAACTCTCAGACAATCTTCATTTAGAAACTGCGAtgatgtcaattggtgatgctACTTCTGGTGATGAACCCCATGAAACGTGCCAAAAAGTTGCAGAG GTGAAGAGGTGGATGGCTGGGGCTTCCAAAGAAGGAGCAGATATTAGTTTGATTAACTCTAGAATTT CCAATCAGAAGACTAATAATGAATCATGCAGTGGAGCCTTCCCAATTGGGAAACTACAATCATGTTCATCTGTACAACAGAAAGTTAATGCTGATCTCTTGTGCATTGAAGCCCCTAACGACAGCAAA ATGGAGATAAGAACCGAACAGTCAGCCATGCTTTCCAAGGAAGTCAATGTCTTGTGCATTGAAGCCCCTAATGATAATAAA ATGGagataaacaaaaaaagaacAGACATTTATCCAAGAAAGGATGCAACCTTACCAATTGGGGTACTAGAGTCATCTTTGACTGGACAGCAGGATGTCAAGGATGATCACTTGTGCATTCAAGCCCCTAAAGATATCAAA atggagaaaagaaacaaaagaacaGGCATATCTCTTGAGGCAGCAGGAAGCTTTCATCTGGAAACCTGTATGAACT ACGAGATGATGGATCTATCGAAATTCATACCGGTGCCAGTGCCTAGCAGCAGCAATCATGGTACTGCATTCTCTACAAGTTCCTTGCTGCTGATGCCTAATCACAAATTGGAGATTTTCGAGATGCTGCCGCAAAAACCACATTTTCGTGAGGTGCAGAATTGTCCTCCAGAATTTCGTGAAGGAAAAGTTCTAGGACTTATGATCTCATTTGCAAACATAGCTGAAAGCATAAAGAACATGCAAATTCAAGACGGAGCGCGGCTTTATCAAGAGAAGATGGACAGTCTCTTGGTTCTGGAAGAGGATGGTTTTGAAGTTGTCCCCATGAAGGTCCGTCTCCATAACCTGCTTTGCTTGAGGAATTGCCAGATTAATCTCAAGAACAAAAAAACAAGTTTGGAGAAAGAGATACTCGAGATAGAAGCAGTCAATTGTGGATTAGAGCAACAAGTCAAATTCCTTGACATGTGTATCTTGGGGATGGAGGAGCAGAAATACCAAGAGATGAAAGCTTCTGTTTCCATGCAGAAAGCAGCAAACTGCTCATCCATTTCAAAGCTCCAACTCGACCTGCGCCATGTTGAGGAATCACTTGAGGCTGTTGAAGCTGATTTCTGCAGCATTGCTTCTGCGCCGTGGCAATCAGATGTTGGGTCTTAG
- the LOC120707150 gene encoding uncharacterized protein LOC120707150 isoform X5: MCDEEKKGRAWMPATVIKMVGGINYAVSYGNKEDSIEVLHSCFIRPQPVFDKTKFEYELVASAEVEVYQDGIWSVGVIEDICRYEPRRYKVRVKHHGNKDEDDYFLVSSTSLRPYSKWDGQECVLCSSKKHARERNDSAADYSELSESGGDSDRYNSDYSPEFSTCAEFSDQCSSDYSPEFFTSDRDIDQYSYVPNKRVRKENVVKEELPLTHSLNLRQHTSKSSSKDTMHMETTPENEAAGVKQLESESRVAKGKGKKLAPSVLKKLMYTQCDEKGQCFLPKAHTSKRKELHSVSPFDDIAKTGSKSNSVDVIVISDDSGCGNSFEIGDTSSSIPNRKKRRINLPYKEPHSNHPVHQYQASHSASNLSQESGCLVQGLLSINETKEPELSDNLHLETAMMSIGDATSGDEPHETCQKVAEVKRWMAGASKEGADISLINSRISNQKTNNESCSGAFPIGKLQSCSSVQQKVNADLLCIEAPNDSKMEIRTEQSAMLSKEVNVLCIEAPNDNKMEINKKRTDIYPRKDATLPIGVLESSLTGQQDVKDDHLCIQAPKDIKMEKRNKRTGISLEAAGSFHLETCMNSDEMMDLSKFIPVPVPSSSNHGTAFSTSSLLLMPNHKLEIFEMLPQKPHFREVQNCPPEFREGKVLGLMISFANIAESIKNMQIQDGARLYQEKMDSLLVLEEDGFEVVPMKVRLHNLLCLRNCQINLKNKKTSLEKEILEIEAVNCGLEQQVKFLDMCILGMEEQKYQEMKASVSMQKAANCSSISKLQLDLRHVEESLEAVEADFCSIASAPWQSDVGS; encoded by the exons ATGTGTGATGAAGAAAAGAAGGGCAGAGCTTGGATGCCAGCTACTGTCATCAAGATGGTTGGCGGTATCAACTATGCCGTTAGCTATGGGAATAAGGAAGACTCCATTGAAGTCCTACATTCATGCTTCATTCGGCCACAACCCGTGTTTGACAAAACAAAGTTTGAGTATGAATTGGTGGCCTCAGCAGAGGTGGAAGTATATCAGGATGGTATCTGGTCAGTAGGTGTCATTGAAGATATCTGCAGATATGAACCTAGAAGATACAAAGTAAGGGTAAAACATCATGGCAACAAAGATGAAGATGACTACTTTCTTGTGTCAAGTACGTCCTTGAGACCCTACTCCAAATGGGACGGTCAGGAATGTGTGCTTTGCTCATCCAAG AAACATGCTAGGGAAAGAAATGACTCAGCTGCTGACTATTCAGAGTTATCGGAATCTGGTGGGGATAGTGATCGCTATAATTCTGACTATTCACCAGAGTTCTCCACGTGTGCTGAATTTAGTGATCAGTGTAGTTCTGACTATTCACCTGAGTTCTTCACATCTGACCGGGATATTGATCAGTATAGTTATGTCCCTAACAAAAGGGTGCGGAAAGAAAATGTGGTCAAGGAAGAACTGCCCTTGACACACTCTTTAAATCTCAGGCAACATACATCCAAATCATCATCAAAGGATACTATGCATATGGAAACAACTCCTGAAAATGAGGCTGCTGGAGTGAAGCAACTAGAGAGCGAAAGCAGGGTTGCAAAGGGGAAGGGTAAAAAATTGGCACCAAGTGTACTGAAGAAGTTAATGTATACACAATGCGATGAAAAAGGACAGTGCTTCTTGCCAAAG GCACATACTAGTAAAAGAAAGGAACTTCATTCTGTCTCTCCATTTGATGATATTGCTAAAACTGGCAGCAAGTCCAATTCTGTTGATGTTATCGTGATCAGCGATGACTCTGGCTGTGGAAATTCTTTTGAAATCGGCGACACTTCAAGTTCAAttccaaacagaaagaaaaggcGAATAAATCTCCCATATAAAGAACCCCATTCCAATCATCCGGTACATCAGTATCAAGCATCACATTCTGCATCAAACTTATCGCAAGAGTCAGGCTGCCTGGTCCAAGGGTTACTCAGCATAAACGAAACAAAAGAACCAGAACTCTCAGACAATCTTCATTTAGAAACTGCGAtgatgtcaattggtgatgctACTTCTGGTGATGAACCCCATGAAACGTGCCAAAAAGTTGCAGAG GTGAAGAGGTGGATGGCTGGGGCTTCCAAAGAAGGAGCAGATATTAGTTTGATTAACTCTAGAATTT CCAATCAGAAGACTAATAATGAATCATGCAGTGGAGCCTTCCCAATTGGGAAACTACAATCATGTTCATCTGTACAACAGAAAGTTAATGCTGATCTCTTGTGCATTGAAGCCCCTAACGACAGCAAA ATGGAGATAAGAACCGAACAGTCAGCCATGCTTTCCAAGGAAGTCAATGTCTTGTGCATTGAAGCCCCTAATGATAATAAA ATGGagataaacaaaaaaagaacAGACATTTATCCAAGAAAGGATGCAACCTTACCAATTGGGGTACTAGAGTCATCTTTGACTGGACAGCAGGATGTCAAGGATGATCACTTGTGCATTCAAGCCCCTAAAGATATCAAA atggagaaaagaaacaaaagaacaGGCATATCTCTTGAGGCAGCAGGAAGCTTTCATCTGGAAACCTGTATGAACT CAGACGAGATGATGGATCTATCGAAATTCATACCGGTGCCAGTGCCTAGCAGCAGCAATCATGGTACTGCATTCTCTACAAGTTCCTTGCTGCTGATGCCTAATCACAAATTGGAGATTTTCGAGATGCTGCCGCAAAAACCACATTTTCGTGAGGTGCAGAATTGTCCTCCAGAATTTCGTGAAGGAAAAGTTCTAGGACTTATGATCTCATTTGCAAACATAGCTGAAAGCATAAAGAACATGCAAATTCAAGACGGAGCGCGGCTTTATCAAGAGAAGATGGACAGTCTCTTGGTTCTGGAAGAGGATGGTTTTGAAGTTGTCCCCATGAAGGTCCGTCTCCATAACCTGCTTTGCTTGAGGAATTGCCAGATTAATCTCAAGAACAAAAAAACAAGTTTGGAGAAAGAGATACTCGAGATAGAAGCAGTCAATTGTGGATTAGAGCAACAAGTCAAATTCCTTGACATGTGTATCTTGGGGATGGAGGAGCAGAAATACCAAGAGATGAAAGCTTCTGTTTCCATGCAGAAAGCAGCAAACTGCTCATCCATTTCAAAGCTCCAACTCGACCTGCGCCATGTTGAGGAATCACTTGAGGCTGTTGAAGCTGATTTCTGCAGCATTGCTTCTGCGCCGTGGCAATCAGATGTTGGGTCTTAG